A genomic segment from Gavia stellata isolate bGavSte3 chromosome 4, bGavSte3.hap2, whole genome shotgun sequence encodes:
- the DESI1 gene encoding LOW QUALITY PROTEIN: desumoylating isopeptidase 1 (The sequence of the model RefSeq protein was modified relative to this genomic sequence to represent the inferred CDS: inserted 1 base in 1 codon), producing the protein MRRGSVAPSVPSVTSRLVLPHPGAAAGLVPGPPFPLPLRFPAPGRAAXCLSGLRVPPGGRARTPIPMEEPLALHPVKLYVYDLSKGMARRLSPLMLGKQLDGIWHTSIIVHKDEFFYGSGGISSCAPGGTLLGPPDSVVDLGNTEVTEEIFLEYLSSLGESMFRGESYNIFEHNCNTFSNEVAQFLTGRKIPSYITDLPAEVLATPFGQALRPLLDSIQIQPPGGNTFSRHNGQS; encoded by the exons ATGCGCAGAGGCAGCGTCGCCCCTTCCGTTCCGTCTGTCACCTCGCGGTTGGTGCTGCCGCAcccgggagcggcggcgggacTGGTACCGGGGCcgccttttccccttcccctccgctTCCCGGCGCCTGGCCGGGCGG GGTGTCTGTCAGGGCTCCGGGTGCCGCCCGGCGGCCGTGCCCGCACCCCCATCCCCATGGAGGAGCCGCTGGCCCTGCACCCCGTGAAGCTCTATGTGTACGACCTGTCCAAGGGCATGGCTCGGCGCCTCAGCCCCCTCATGCTGG GGAAACAGCTGGATGGCATCTG GCACACCTCCATAATAGTCCATAAGGATGAGTTCTTCTATGGCAGTGGAGGAATCTCCAGCTGTGCACCT GGAGGGACACTTCTTGGCCCCCCAGACTCAGTTGTTGACCTGGGGAACACTGAAGTCACAGAGGAAATTTTTCTGGAATATCTTTCCTCTTTGGGGGAATCTATGTTCCG AGGAGAGTCTTATAACATCTTTGAACATAACTGCAACACCTTCAGTAATGAAGTGGCACAGTTcctgacaggaagaaaaatcccttCCTACATCACTGACCTTCCAGCTGAAGTTCTTGCCAC ACCTTTTGGACAAGCTTTAAGACCCCTCCTGGACTCCATCCAGATCCAGCCACCTGGAGGAAATACCTTCAGCAGACATAATGGACAGAGCTAA